The nucleotide sequence ATTTCACCACAACGCCGCTCGAAGCTGACCTACTGGCGTGCTCAACACACCAGACACCTGGCGTGGGCAGCGAAGGCGCCACGTGCAGCTTTCCTTTCCCACCACACAGTTATACAATGGGCACCACGGCGCTCAACTCGACCTGGAGCCTTTCAcctctgtgccgctgcctaGCAAGACTCACTGCACTCAGAGCAGCCTTTTTATACCACAAAGCCTTCTCATAGAGAAGTGGGTCACGAAGTCATCGAGCGCCAAGCCTGACGACGCGTCCGGCTCACTCTTGCAGAGAGACTCAGCCGAAGACGCGCGgcagtcctcctcctccgtcccCAACGTAGCTCTCACACAGGGCGGCGGCATCTGAGACGACGAAAACGCCGCGGCACTCGTCAAGGCGCCAGAGGGAAGTGCGGAAATGCCGCTCCCTGAAGGTTTCTCAAACCAATACCACCAGCGTTGCCCACGAAGACGATACGTCGCATGTCGCAGCGCTGACGAGGGATTTCTCGGGTACATGGCAGCTTCAAGGCCTTCGAGGTGGAACACTTGTAAAATTTGACTCTCAGCCCGTCAAGGGCGGCACTAGTTTCATGCTCGACATGAGGGCTGGGCGAAGATGTACCGGGTGACCCGCCGCCCGCGCTATCACCGTACGCGAACCCGCGCAGCCCTTCCTCCACACCTTTGGTAAATGTGATTCAAATGAACCCGCACTGCAGGCCCGTGACACCGTTCCTATCCATCTCGTCCCCCTTTTCCGCTTCTGTGCAGAGCGGAACATTCctgctcgcttctctccaGCACTTGATGAGTAGCTCGCAGCGCGGCCACGCGTCCTCGTCACTCCACGTCGTGACTCACGAATTACCACCGTTGGGCGAGGTTGGCGCCGCGTCGCCTTTGCAggcaggagcagcgctggcacagGGCACGTTGGCGCCGGCCATACTGAGGGAAGTCTCCGTTCTGCCTTCCTTAGTAGAGGAGGGTGACACGTCAGAGGAAGTCCACCTTATCGACGCGCCAGCCACCACGGCCGCAAACAGCATATCCACGGCGCAGGTGGCCTCACCGCacaacacacgcgcacctacTCTCCCGTCCACCCCAGTGGCCCACCGCGCCTCTACCAGGCCGGTAGAGATGTATGCCCTGGAGGAACAGCAAGAGCGTAGTGCACTCGAGAATAACCAAGCGTCATGTTTTGAGACGATTCTCGCACGGGAGGTTTCCGACTACCTCAGAATAAGTTACCACCAGCGCATGGCAGCTCGGCAGCCCACTGAATACATTGGCGGCAATGCGCCGCAAAACCTTGAGAAAGAGGCGCGTCGCCTCCACGACTCGATTCGGGCACGCATGAAAGCGGCGGAGGCTGAACATCAGAAGTTTATGAGCATCTACCGACCAGTAGAGCAGGTGCAGCTGTCCACTGCTGATGAACGAACACCGTGGTCGCAGCCGATGCTGTCGCTTGAAAACCAAGCCGAGGTGAAGCTTGCTACGAGACGTATCTCCTGCGGTACCCCTCATCTTTCGTCTTCGACGTCGAGTCTCGATGGGCTCTTTTCTGTCAACGCCCCGCCACGTCAGTTGTCCCTTGACACTCGCCGTATGGCACCGTCAGAAGCGCAAAAGGGCAACAATCCTGGTGTGAGGTCAGAGATTCAGCGACAGCTTCGACTAGGCAGACCTGTGGTTCACAAAGCCGGAGAGTGGACAGCTGACCCCCTCTTCACGGAACTCCACTAAAGTGCACCGCGGGGTCGTTCTTTCCGTTTCTCTTattcgcctctttctccccgACAAAAGATGAGGCGCCACCATACTTTGAGAAACGATGAGGGTGCGAGGGCTTCCCCCAATGGGAGTGGCaggtctctctcctcttttctatGGCCTGCTCTCTGCGTGTTTACCCCTTTGATGGCCGGGGGACACCTCACTCTGTGGGGTGGGAAGTGGGTGGTGGTTGGCGCAATGTAGCGCTACGCATATCGGCGGTGGGGTTGTGGATGGCGTTGTGTCGGAGCGACatgcgacagtgagcaccCTTGTACCCTCTGCGTGGTCGGCGGGGCGTGAACCTGACTCCAACGCATCCCACCCGTGTCCCtcactgcctactggtgtggcGAGCCTGAGCGCTcccggagagggaggtgactggcggcgcgtgtgtgtgtgtgggggggggtcgaTCGAGTACGAGtcaggaggcggcgctccgGCAACTGACCCGGCGCGTTGCCGTAGTGCGTGcctagcgctgcttcgcaccgcgcgatCGGGCGGGCCCTGTGGCAGGCTGGTGAGCAGGGCGGAGCAGCATCCATGTGCTAGGGCTGAATGGAATGCAGTGGACCAAGAGAGATACTCTTTTCATGTGTCTTATGTGTAGTAATACAAAgaggcgccgccaccggtgtATGCACAGGTGTGGCGGGCACTTCTTTAGTgtctgttctcttttttcctcatCTTTTCCGTTTTATACGTATGCGTTACTGAGTGCTAAAGTGGGCCCACTGATGGTTGCCCTACCTCTCTTATGTTCCCCGATGATGTCGATACACTTGTCCAAAATGCGGCGGTGATGCGGAGGACGTGTTTGTCCGCGCGTTTGAAGAACTCACTGTGTTGGACATTCGCCCACCTGCAGGGCCAGTTGCCTCGGTAAAGCGGGCAAAATGAGATGTCGTTGCTTTACATCTTGCTTGacgtgcagcgccgctggctTCCGGAAGAGCCAACGGGATGCGCGTTTGTCATGAGTTTTTGCCCTGCGACTGTTGCAAGAATTCAGACTGCCGCGCGTCTGGCTTGAtcggcctcctctctcccccactcctccaATCTTCTTCGCCATGTCACTCCACCTTGACGCCTTTTGTCTCACTCCCCAGCTCTGCTGAAGAGGTATggtcttttcttttttttcccgtcGACTgacgcaccactgccgcgtAATTCGCTGTtgctcccccttccccattTCTCTCACTGAAGCTCTGACATCCCCACCCATCCTCACACCCAACTATTCATAGTTGCACATGAAAGCCGTAGCGCACAGTGTCTTACCCGTGTTACTCTCGCCACTTTGGATCAACGTCAACGAACGCTTTGCGCCCGTCTACGCACTTTGACCGCTGCGTACTGCTGTCGTGGCGTACGCCTTCCTCTATTGACAACACTTGCGCATGCTCGCGGCTGCGCAGATGCGAAAGGGGCAGTGCTGGACAAACGAGCATCATGAAGTCGTTTCCCTTACAACACAAGATGATGCGGCGACTGAAGCTGCCGTACATTCAGGTTGGCACCTGCGAAATCATGAACCTTGCCAGCTCGTATAACATGGATTCCTTTCACGTCTTCAATCGCAAGAACAGGGGTTTGTACGACTCGACATCAGCGGCCGCGGCCCAAGGTGCGCGGAAGACCCCGACAGACGACGTCTCAGCGTGGTCGCTCCCGAAACATCAAGAGCCCTTTTGGGGTGAGATGGTGGCAGGTGGCCTGCTCGACAGCTACACTGGCAGAGAGGCATCTTCGTTCGTGAGCAACTACCTCGCCAAGGCCCTAAGCATGCACACTGCTTTGCCAGCCGAACTACGCACACTGCGCAAGGAAGATCCTTCAAATCCTCTCCTTTCTATTATGATGGCTGCCCTGGCCCGGCGACGCAGTATGCACACAGAGTTCGAGAGTCTTGTGACAGAGTGGGACCTTCAGCAGTACGCCATTAGCGCCGATGCGGCTTTTTTCCGTGCGTGTAACGCTGGTGGATGCCCGCCCTCCCACTCAATGGCCgtggaaaagaggggcaCAGGCGAAGACCGGGAAGATGATTGTCATGTGCCTCTGCCACCGGAAGAAAGTGGCTGTCGCGGTGTATGGTTCTCGGCGACCGTGACCCCAACTTGgctggcagagcagcagcggagcgcGCTGACGGAGCGCAAGCACCGAatggcgcctcctccacagaaAGTACTGACGTCTGCAGAGGTAGCCGAGGAGCGTCatctgcaggagctgctgaccCAGACTCCGTTTTATCTCGACGTAGCTGTCGGTTGCTTGGGCAATTCACGTGCCTTCGGTGTTGCTCGAAACACACTGACTGGTGGTATGTGGAGTCGACTGGACGCATCGCGAGAACGAACGGTCCCGCTGAGTGTCGACCACAATCCACTTCATACCCTGGAGTACCGGCGTATCGTGCAGGCAGGCGGAAAAGTGGACTCGGCCGTCGGGGACATGATTGACGGCAACCCGTACTACAACGTTGCTAGGAGTTTTGGCCACTGGTCTATGAAGAAGGATGGGCGGCGTTCGCCGGTGGAGCAGAAAATGATCCCCGTTCCCACGGTCAAGACGTGGCGCATGCTAGCGGGGGATGCCCTCGTGCTGTGCAACCATGCCGTATTCGAGACGAGGCATGAGGATGATAGCAGCATGGATGAGCTGGCCAAGGTGGTGGGCCGTGGGCTATCGTGCGATTTACCACCGGAGGCGatcgccgcctccctctgtgACTTTGCCGTGCGCTTTGGTGCCGAACATTCCCTTCAGGTCATGGTGGCTGTGGCAGGGTCGGCGTCTGACACAACACCGAGCGCGGCAAGGGTAGGGGAGCGTTGTGGAATGCCAGTGCCGGAGTTTGCTGAGTGGGTGGAACCGGGGCCGCTCTATGTTGGTGCGTGCCATCGGCTTCCTGTACTGCGGAAGAGGCTGCAGCTGGACTGCGCTCGGTGCGGCACGACACTCTCCTCACTGATCCGCCGCCGTTgggagcgtgtgcgtgatCTGCTTCCGACTCGCCActccctgccgctgctgccctacTACGGAAAGGAGTGCGGTGCGTTACAGCaagtgatggaggaggaggctatCTTTTTCGAGCACGAACTCTTGCGTGACGCCATTGACGCGAATGACCCGCGTCTGGATGCGGTATTCCAGCAACTGGCGAAGCGACTACAGTCAAACGCGACTGTCGCTTGAGTGAAATGTCTGTTTGTGTGGGACTGAATGGGTTGTATGCGTTGCTGCGGCGTCACCGATGTGCAGGTCAGGCAAAGGAAAGGGTAGTGGGCATCTTCCCAGTAGCTCTGCGTGCACATGCGAAGACTTGCGCACAgtggcttctctcctctcttcgcaACATACAAACATCACACAAAAAGACGAAAGAAGACAGCGAAACAGTCAGACAAGACGACGAAGCGGTGCTACCGTACCCCTGCGGAGGTACATATGAATTCATGTCCATGCGTAGCGGACCGACTGCATCGATGAGCGCACACTTTTGCACAGGGGCACCTAACCTGCTGGCGCACGGCAGTGCGCCTTGTTATCCTCACGACGCCCCCTCACTTCCCTACACATAcgccctttctttctctgtgcgtgaCTGATGCTGAACAGAACACATACTAGTGCTGAGCGCAGCCTCCAAGGCGGAGAATGCACTGCCCCTCGTCCACCGCTACACTCACGCCTGCTGTCGCGAGAAGCTCCAACTTGCAGCACTACCGCGCCCTGCTGCAAGTCTTGGCCTATGCTAGTCAACGGGAGCAGACAGCAGAACAAGTGATCCGCGACGCCATTGTTGgaggcgtggtggtgccctTCATAGTAACGCACAACACGAatccagcggtggtggcgatgagTACAGGAGATGTGGCGTGCAGCACTCCCCTGGATGCCTCAATAAGTGGTGACAGCCTGTCCCGCGAGGAGGTCAGCCTcaccgcgctgctgctgccttcctcCAAGTTTATCGGAACCACAGCATCGCTTCTTGCGGATGgcttcttctgctttgcTCCGCTTTCCTCGACGGTAGAAAACTCACGAACCACCCCTTATCAGCATCGCTCCGAGTGCCAGGTCCGCGACCTCTTCACATTCATCATGCTGCTGTTTCCGGAATGCTTCGTCGCCGAAATACCTCCACGTACACTTCTGGCGATGCGGGACGCGGAGTGGTCGGCCTCGCAGATGCAGTCGAGCAAccacgcagagagcgaggtTCAGCACCCGAGTCCTGTTTTGAGGAGAAGCACGCCTACCTCANNNNNNNNNNNNNNNNNNNNNNNNNNNNNNNNNNNNNNNNNNNNNNNNNNNNNNNNNNNNNNNNNNNNNNNNNNNNNNNNNNNNNNNNNNNNNNNNNNNNNNNNNNNNNNNNNNNNNNNNNNNNNNNNNNATGGCCAACATGATGGCCCTGCCAGTCGTGAACCCAGTGTTGCTCACGGTCGACGTGCTCGACGTTCTCCTGGAATCGAGACGGTCTTTGGCGGTTGTGTTGCTCTCCCTGATGAACGATGCGCTGCGTGAAGTGCAGTACCGACAGATCGAGCAGTCACACGCAGCATCACCAAGGACAAAGGTCACGACAGCTGCACGACACCCATCGTGTGAGGCTGGTGTGCTGCAGTTTTCTGCAGAGGTACTCCTGACGGCGAAGATGCTGCTCATGTCTGTGATCTCTGCGTCCGCAATGTGGCGGCAGAGAGTCTCCAAGGCAATGGAAATCCGTAAAGCAGCGCTTccaggcgctgcgcctcccccGCCGCCTCTGTTATCTCCGTTTAGCGTGTTGAGTGAACTGCTGGGCGAGAAGACTGAAGGCACATCACCTTTCTTAACCCTGCCGGTAGAACAGTGGATCTGGGGCAAGGAGAAGGACGCGCTCGAGCAATGGAACGACCGGCTTCTTGATCGACTTCTGATGGCCACAGATGCCGCTGGGGTGCGACTTGATGCGTACTTGAACAGCGCCAAATCGACTGCAGTGAGTAGCGGACGCAGCGTCTCGTATTTTCCCACCCTTCTCCTGCACCGGCCGTCCGACGGGCAACCGGCTGTGGAGCTGAGTCTTGCTTCTGTGTCTCGATTAAGTGACACCGTGCGGCTACCTTCGCTACCTATTCAAGAGGGTGAGGTGCACCTTCTACTGTGCCCAAGTGTCTTGGAAAATAAGACTGGTATGTTGCGGGTGCGCGGGAGCGAACTTCTCTTGGATACAACGGCGTCGCCGACTGCGGACTTTTTTCAGGCATGCGCGTCCTCGGCGTGCAgtgaagcgcagctgcagccatCCGGTGACGCGGTTCCGTGGCTGTTTCGTCGCCGACTCACAGACCTCTCATCTACTGAGCAGGGCATCGTTGTCGCTGCGTTGAGTGATCCTGCGACAATATCTGTGGTGTTAGAAAAGAATGCCGCTATGCTTGTGCGGCTCACGTTGTGGTGCCGCGACCGCTGGCCGCCGCTATCAGACGCCTCGGCTGTGCGGCCAAGCACAGCGAACCTGTCAAATGTCATTACGAACGAGAACGGTGGTCCGAAAGCGGTTTACTCGATTGGTGATCAGGTCGAGCAGCACATCCTCTTTGAGCGTCCATTcagtgctgcagtggggCGGTATGTACGAGAGCTGGTCACACTGAGAGGACTGAGTAAAGATGTGCTTGAGGCGTGGATGCGGCATGTATGCAGAGGTCCTGTTGCTACACCAGGTGCTGCCGTCGACAGCACTgctccaccaccgcatcGTGCCATGTTCGCAGCTTTGGTGAAGTTTGCAGTGCTGCACAATCGGTGGCGCCTCAATCCAGAGGTGGAGGCTCTGGAGAAGGAGTATGTCATGTAGCTGGAAAGTACAGGACAGGCTCCTCGATCGACAAGGATGGATTGTGGAAGTGGAGTCGCGCTTTTTCTCATAGCCTGACGCAACGCCGCTACCCCACACGAGCATCTCGCATGCTGACAGTGCCACTTTCCTTACTGTGTTTGGTGTGAGGAGTAGGGTTGGGCTTCTCGGTGCGGACCATGTCAGCATGGTCCCTCTCCGCTCTGTTCGCAACCTCTTCACGAGGGCACAGAGAATAACTGCACTCATCATCGACTCGGTGTGATTCCCTCTTGCCGTAATGCGGTCCGTCTTTGGGGCAGGGAGAAGGACGGACTTTGTGCCCTTTGGTGTCCGCGGCCGGGGGCACTGGCATGTGAAACGGACTTCTCCGgaagaggtgtgtgtgtgcgcttgtTCACTGactcgtttctttttccttgtcccgtgcgtgtggaggGATGGTGGATGCACATTCACCTCTACGGTTTGTTTCCGACTTCGGTGTatgtgtttgtgcgtgtaTAGACGTGTGCTCGTCTACTGGACTACTGAATCGACTGACACGCTTCGTCGTCCTGATGTGTTCCTTCAGGCAGGATGCTTTCTTGGGTCTCAGTGTAGACgtgctctcgctgctgcagcaatATTGCTCCACCTGATTAGTAGTGCTGGGGGTGAGttggtggggggaggggttcAGGTGCTACTTTGTCGAGAGACGGCCATAGCATAAGCACTGGGTAATGTGGTTGCTTTTCCCcattctcttttgcttccgCCTGATTTGGTTCGTTGAATCGTTTCGTATCACGAGAatcgccttttcctttctcgatttcctcttcgttttttagcctttgtggtggtgctgatgtTTACCtttcgtctctctgtgccacGTTTTTTATTTGTTCTCGTGTTGATGTTCAGTGGGCCACTCGCAGATGGACACGGAGGTCAGGGGACAAAACACTAACGATAAACCAAatgtgcagcaccacctcccttctttctttgTGCTCTCGATTGCCTCTTGTGTGGGGCGCTTGCATATTCgcaagggaggaggtgctttacacacgcagaggcgcTAAGCCGATCTACCAGCTTCAGAAACTGCCCTATCCACATCCTGCTGCGTCATGAGCAATCTCGGCACGAACAAGTGCTACTCGAGTTTCTCAGGCCAACAGCCTTTCAGAAATCAACGCAACACGTACATTACACCGAAACGCTAATTATGAAACCTGGCAGCAAGCGAAGCAAGAGACTCCCGTTGCATCTTGCATACAGCAGGCAGAGTTTTCTGCGCGCCTGGTATATTGTCAAAATCAAACGGACGCCCTGCATACTTTACTAACCACGAGTCGGGGACGTATGAGGAAAGGcgctttccccccccctccctccccccgccctgCTCTGTTCTCTCGCCCGAGCAAGGCTAAAGAATGCACATGACCACTTGGTTCACCCCTAActcttccgcttcttccatgcttcctcttttcactTTGTTTTCACGCGTGTGTGATTGTATAACAACGCCCCTGCATTCattccacccccacccccttatTCCCCTAACACGCTACGGACACAGTTCCTTATCAGAGCAGATTTCAGCATGCGCAACTACAACAACTTCAACCGCGTGTGGAAGGCGCCGCGCCGTCCGTTCGAGAAGGAGCGCCTCGACCGCGAGATGAAGTTGTGCGGTCAGTACGGTCTGCGCTGCAAGCGTGAGATCTGGCGCGTGAACATGACGCTCTCCAAgatgcgccgcaccgcccgtcttctgctgacgctgccggaGAACCACCCCCGCCGCCTGCTGGAGGGTTCCGCCAtcatgcgccgctgccacgagTATGGCTTCCTcgacgaggagaaggacAAGCTTGATTACGTGCTGTCGCTGACGGTACCAGACATTCTggagcgccgcctgcagacGATCGTCTTCAAGGCCGGTCTCGCCAAGTCTGTGCACCACGCCCGCGTCCtcatccagcagcgccacattGCCGTCGCCAAGCAGATTGTGACGATCCCGTCCTTTATCGTGCGCGTGAGCAGCGAGCGCCACATCGCCTTCGCTGATGCCTCGCCGTTCGGCAACGGGCGCCCCGGCCGTGTCaagcgcgtgcgcgtgaAGGCGGCCaagcgccacgccgccggcggtgacgacgagTAAGATGGAAGAAGCGTACATGTTGGGTGGAGTAACGACGTGGTCAAACGCCATGCAAGTGGAAGGTGTTTGCCTCTAGAACGATGGACATTTCGTGGGACTCATGGAGACGGCccttcgcctccacagcaGGTTCCCGTGCTGTGTGTTGTCCAGTGGGTTTCTCACTGTCGCACTTCGAGCGTTCTCACATCCTCTCgacttctttttcctctcggCACTGACCAGGAATGCCTGCCACGTTTGTCAGCACCTCTTCGTTTTTGCTTTCATTTAGGGTTATCATTTCATCGTCGAACGCCCAAACAAGCgatgcacacccacgcgccaCCGTGAGAGCAGTTATCGCTGAGGTGGTCTCAGCGATGAACTCAGTTCTCTATTGCTCCCAGCATCTCGCAGCTCCCCTCGTCCAGCTCTTGGACGGCGCGAATCCGCCGCCCAGTGTCACCGACTATGCACCGTTGCGCGTGACTGTATGGTCGGCTTTCAACAGCGAACAGCGACGGGAGCGTGTCTGACGCGACGGGGGAGTAGAGAATGCACTGTGAGTGTGCCAACGTGGAATATAGAGTCTCGATGCAGAGCCGTGGTTGGCTCTATGAAAAGCAGCCTTCCGCCTTGGGGCTTCGCATCAGGgactgtctctctttctcactgcactctctctctctatatatgtgtgtgtgtgtgtgtgctcggtGCGACGCCAAAAGGACTGCAGCACAATTCACATCACATCACCCACCGTGCAGGAATTCCCTTCTACCTCCACGTTTGATATCCGTTTCACTCACCAATTCACGTCTCATCTGCTTTCACTCTGCGCTTCACTGGATACCTCCCACACTCCTCAACGTGATCACCCGCTGCATCCACCGGTACGCTGCATGTGCCACGTACCATTCACCAGTAAACTACACTCTTCACGCTCTAAGCTAGCCCATCAAAGTCTCACCTTACACAGACCCCAtatcccctcccctttccatcTCTACCCCTTTTTCCATCCACAGCATCAGCCATGTCGTCGCGTGTGAACGTCTTACAGAGCCAGCTTCCGGCGTACAACCGGATCCACTCAGCGTACGAGAAGGAGCTGATCGCGACAGTAAAGAAGTTGACGTCCCCGGGCAAGGGCCTCCTGGCGGCAGACGAGTCGATCGGCTCGTGCTCGAAGCGGTTCGATCCCATTGGCCTGAGCAACACGGAGGAGCACCGACGTCAGTACCGCGCGCTGATGCTTGAGGCGGAAGGACTCGAGCAGTACATCAGCGGTGTCATCCTGCACGACGAGACGGTTGGACAGAAGGCGAGCAACGGCTTGTCGTTCCCGGAGTACCTCACGGCGCGCGGTGTTGTGCCCGGGATCAAAACGGACATGGGACTATGCCCGCTCCTGGAGGGCGCCGAGGGCGAGCAGATGACGGAGGGCCTCGACGGCTACGCGAAGCGCGCGTCTGCCTACTACAAGAAaggctgccgcttctgcaaGTGGCGCAACGTGTACAAAATCCAGAACGGGACGGTTTCGGAGTCTGCAGTGCGCTTCAACGCAGAGACGCTCGCCCGCTACGCGATCCTGTCGCAGATGAACGGGCTTGTGCCGATCGTGGAGCCGGAGGTGATGATCGACGGCAAGCACGACATCGACACGTGCCAGCGCGTGTCCGAGCACGTATGGCGCgaagtggtggcggcgctgcagcgtcacggCGTTGTGTGGGAGGGCTGTCTGCTTAAGCCGAACATGGTGGTGCCCGGCGCCGAGTCCGGTatgacggcgacgccggAGCAGGTCGCGCACTATACAGTGATGACGCTTGCGCGCACAATGCCGGCGATGCTGCCCGGCGTTATGTTCCTCTCTGGTGGCCTGAGCGAGGTGCAGGCAAGCGAGTACCTGAACGCGATTAACAAGTGCTCACTACCGCGGCCGTTCTTCCTGAGCTTCTCGTACGCACGCGCTCTGCAATCTTCAGCGCTGAAGGCATGGGGCGGAAAAGAGtctggcgttgctgccggGCGCCGTGCCTTCTTGCACCGCGC is from Leishmania panamensis strain MHOM/PA/94/PSC-1 chromosome 35 sequence and encodes:
- a CDS encoding hypothetical protein (TriTrypDB/GeneDB-style sysID: LpmP.35.1270.A~disrupted due to non-sequenced internal amino acid repeat) → MHCPSSTATLTPAVARSSNLQHYRALLQVLAYASQREQTAEQVIRDAIVGGVVVPFIVTHNTNPAVVAMSTGDVACSTPLDASISGDSLSREEVSLTALLLPSSKFIGTTASLLADGFFCFAPLSSTVENSRTTPYQHRSECQVRDLFTFIMLLFPECFVAEIPPRTLLAMRDAEWSASQMQSSNHAESEVQHPSPVLRRSTPTS
- a CDS encoding hypothetical protein (TriTrypDB/GeneDB-style sysID: LpmP.35.1250), producing the protein MNPHCRPVTPFLSISSPFSASVQSGTFLLASLQHLMSSSQRGHASSSLHVVTHELPPLGEVGAASPLQAGAALAQGTLAPAILREVSVLPSLVEEGDTSEEVHLIDAPATTAANSISTAQVASPHNTRAPTLPSTPVAHRASTRPVEMYALEEQQERSALENNQASCFETILAREVSDYLRISYHQRMAARQPTEYIGGNAPQNLEKEARRLHDSIRARMKAAEAEHQKFMSIYRPVEQVQLSTADERTPWSQPMLSLENQAEVKLATRRISCGTPHLSSSTSSLDGLFSVNAPPRQLSLDTRRMAPSEAQKGNNPGVRSEIQRQLRLGRPVVHKAGEWTADPLFTELH
- a CDS encoding 40S ribosomal protein S9, putative (TriTrypDB/GeneDB-style sysID: LpmP.35.1280), which gives rise to MRNYNNFNRVWKAPRRPFEKERLDREMKLCGQYGLRCKREIWRVNMTLSKMRRTARLLLTLPENHPRRLLEGSAIMRRCHEYGFLDEEKDKLDYVLSLTVPDILERRLQTIVFKAGLAKSVHHARVLIQQRHIAVAKQIVTIPSFIVRVSSERHIAFADASPFGNGRPGRVKRVRVKAAKRHAAGGDDE
- the ALD gene encoding fructose-1,6-bisphosphate aldolase (TriTrypDB/GeneDB-style sysID: LpmP.35.1290); the protein is MSSRVNVLQSQLPAYNRIHSAYEKELIATVKKLTSPGKGLLAADESIGSCSKRFDPIGLSNTEEHRRQYRALMLEAEGLEQYISGVILHDETVGQKASNGLSFPEYLTARGVVPGIKTDMGLCPLLEGAEGEQMTEGLDGYAKRASAYYKKGCRFCKWRNVYKIQNGTVSESAVRFNAETLARYAILSQMNGLVPIVEPEVMIDGKHDIDTCQRVSEHVWREVVAALQRHGVVWEGCLLKPNMVVPGAESGMTATPEQVAHYTVMTLARTMPAMLPGVMFLSGGLSEVQASEYLNAINKCSLPRPFFLSFSYARALQSSALKAWGGKESGVAAGRRAFLHRARMNSMAQLGKYRRADDDASSSSLYVKGNTY
- a CDS encoding protein phosphatase 2C, putative (TriTrypDB/GeneDB-style sysID: LpmP.35.1260); its protein translation is MKSFPLQHKMMRRLKLPYIQVGTCEIMNLASSYNMDSFHVFNRKNRGLYDSTSAAAAQGARKTPTDDVSAWSLPKHQEPFWGEMVAGGLLDSYTGREASSFVSNYLAKALSMHTALPAELRTLRKEDPSNPLLSIMMAALARRRSMHTEFESLVTEWDLQQYAISADAAFFRACNAGGCPPSHSMAVEKRGTGEDREDDCHVPLPPEESGCRGVWFSATVTPTWLAEQQRSALTERKHRMAPPPQKVLTSAEVAEERHLQELLTQTPFYLDVAVGCLGNSRAFGVARNTLTGGMWSRLDASRERTVPLSVDHNPLHTLEYRRIVQAGGKVDSAVGDMIDGNPYYNVARSFGHWSMKKDGRRSPVEQKMIPVPTVKTWRMLAGDALVLCNHAVFETRHEDDSSMDELAKVVGRGLSCDLPPEAIAASLCDFAVRFGAEHSLQVMVAVAGSASDTTPSAARVGERCGMPVPEFAEWVEPGPLYVGACHRLPVLRKRLQLDCARCGTTLSSLIRRRWERVRDLLPTRHSLPLLPYYGKECGALQQVMEEEAIFFEHELLRDAIDANDPRLDAVFQQLAKRLQSNATVA
- a CDS encoding hypothetical protein (TriTrypDB/GeneDB-style sysID: LpmP.35.1270.B~disrupted due to non-sequenced internal amino acid repeat); the encoded protein is MANMMALPVVNPVLLTVDVLDVLLESRRSLAVVLLSLMNDALREVQYRQIEQSHAASPRTKVTTAARHPSCEAGVLQFSAEVLLTAKMLLMSVISASAMWRQRVSKAMEIRKAALPGAAPPPPPLLSPFSVLSELLGEKTEGTSPFLTLPVEQWIWGKEKDALEQWNDRLLDRLLMATDAAGVRLDAYLNSAKSTAVSSGRSVSYFPTLLLHRPSDGQPAVELSLASVSRLSDTVRLPSLPIQEGEVHLLLCPSVLENKTGMLRVRGSELLLDTTASPTADFFQACASSACSEAQLQPSGDAVPWLFRRRLTDLSSTEQGIVVAALSDPATISVVLEKNAAMLVRLTLWCRDRWPPLSDASAVRPSTANLSNVITNENGGPKAVYSIGDQVEQHILFERPFSAAVGRYVRELVTLRGLSKDVLEAWMRHVCRGPVATPGAAVDSTAPPPHRAMFAALVKFAVLHNRWRLNPEVEALEKEYVM